A portion of the Juglans microcarpa x Juglans regia isolate MS1-56 chromosome 1D, Jm3101_v1.0, whole genome shotgun sequence genome contains these proteins:
- the LOC121266239 gene encoding LOW QUALITY PROTEIN: uncharacterized N-acetyltransferase p20-like (The sequence of the model RefSeq protein was modified relative to this genomic sequence to represent the inferred CDS: inserted 1 base in 1 codon), with amino-acid sequence MEGSACNCRSVGKEGGDEFTNITLRPLGVSDIDHFMVWASDDKVTRFCTWEPYTSKEDGISFIKDTAIXHPWFRAICLDNRPIGAISVTANSGNDKCRGELGYVLGFKYWGKGIATRAVKMVADAIFEEWPHLERLEALVDVENVGSQKVLEKAGFRREGVLRKYITLKGKTRDMVMFCLLSTDPRT; translated from the exons ATGGAAGGAAGTGCTTGCAATTGCAGATCAGTGGGAAAAGAAGGTGGGGATGAATTCACCAACATCACTCTGCGGCCATTGGGTGTTTCTGACATAGACCACTTCATGGTGTGGGCTTCAGATGATAAAGTTACACGCTTTTGCACATGGGAACCCTATACCAGCAAAGAAGATGGCATTAGCTTTATCAAGGATACGGCTA CACACCCATGGTTCAGAGCAATTTGCCTTGACAACCGCCCAATTGGTGCCATTTCAGTGACTGCAAATTCAGGAAACGACAAGTGCAGGGGTGAACTCGGCTATGTTCTGGGTTTCAAGTACTGGGGCAAAGGGATTGCCACGCGGGCAGTGAAAATGGTGGCTGATGCTATATTTGAGGAGTGGCCACATTTGGAGAGACTTGAAGCTCTGGTTGATGTGGAAAATGTGGGCTCCCAGAAGGTGCTGGAGAAGGCTGGGTTCCGGCGGGAAGGGGTTCTGAGGAAGTATATTACTTTGAAGGGGAAAACGAGAGACATGGTTATGTTCTGTCTTCTTTCCACCGATCCCCGAACCTGA
- the LOC121266248 gene encoding uncharacterized N-acetyltransferase p20-like codes for MAEETELNLSKITLRPYNASDIDDFLMYAGDEKVTRFTRWNTFSSKEEALFYIKDYCIPHPYCRSICIDDRSIGFIIITPQSGDDRFRADVGYALAAQYWGQGITTRAVKMAITEGLRDFPDVIRFQALVELENKASQRVLDKLGFLREGVMRQYSFNKGKTRDMVMYSYLSTDEPMP; via the coding sequence ATGGCGGAGGAAACGGAGCTCAATCTTTCAAAAATCACACTCCGGCCATATAACGCTTCCGACATTGATGACTTCTTGATGTATGCTGGAGATGAGAAAGTGACACGGTTCACCCGGTGGAACACCTTCTCCTCCAAGGAAGAAGCTCTTTTCTATATCAAGGACTATTGCATTCCACACCCTTATTGCAGATCCATATGCATAGACGACCGTTCAATTGGGTTTATCATCATCACGCCACAGTCCGGGGATGACCGGTTCAGGGCAGATGTCGGATACGCCTTGGCTGCTCAGTACTGGGGGCAAGGCATAACAACTAGAGCAGTGAAGATGGCCATCACTGAAGGGTTGAGAGACTTCCCAGATGTGATTAGGTTTCAAGCTTTGGTTGAATTAGAGAACAAGGCTTCTCAGAGGGTCTTGGACAAACTCGGGTTCCTCAGGGAAGGTGTCATGAGACAGTATAGTTTCAACAAAGGTAAGACCAGGGATATGGTCATGTACAGTTATTTATCTACTGATGAACCTATGCCTTGA